Proteins encoded by one window of Labrus bergylta chromosome 2, fLabBer1.1, whole genome shotgun sequence:
- the antxr2a gene encoding ANTXR cell adhesion molecule 2a — MVEKVLSRFFPAEGDPPPGRSRWSSAVVAVVLLGMFASSCWAEEASCHGAYDLYFVLDKSGSVANDWFEIYSFVKNLTDRFVSPRMRVSFIIFSSKATVLLPLTGDRYEIEEGLKRLKEVKPAGETFMHEGIKQASAQIKAQGIKSSSIILALTDGKLEVFPLELTVNEAKEARQYGARVYCVGVKDFDEQQLAQIADTKDQVFPVKDGFHALKGIINSILKQSCTEILSIEPSSVCVNGDPFDIVLRGNGFSIGSNGGVVCSFIVNEQTFNQKPTAVRNDYMLCPAPKLYEVGQKMDVLISLNHGKSFISSAYTIHASTCSDGLAVVIVFLVLLTLVALALMWWFWPLCCKVVSAHTHTHTHTHTHTHTHTHTHTHSAGRTFLERSQTAQPEGAATPQKYFNFFIRRTPRSSQVFRKL, encoded by the exons GTGACCCCCCCCCCGGGAGGAGTCGGTGGAGCTCGGCGGTGGTTGCGGTGGTTCTGCTCGGGATGTTCGCTTCCTCCTGCTGGGCAGAAGAAGCTTCCTGTCACGGAGCTTACGACCTCTACTTCGTTTTAGACAA gtcTGGAAGTGTCGCCAACGACTGGTTCGAGATCTACTCCTTTGTGAAAAACCTGACCGACAGATTTGTGAG cccCAGGATGAGAGTCTCGTTCATCATCTTCTCGTCTAAAGCCACCGTCCTGCTTCCTCTGACGGGAGACAG atATGAGATCGAAGAAGGTCTGAAGAGGCTGAAGGAGGTGAAACCAGCCGGAGAAACGTTCATGCACGAGGGAATAAAACAG GCGTCGGCTCAGATTAAGGCTCAGGGGATCAAATCGTCCAGCATCATTCTGGCTCTGACGGACGGCAAGCTGGAGGTTTTCCCCCTCGAGCTCACCGTCAACGAG GCTAAGGAGGCGAGGCAGTATGGTGCCCGTGTTTACTGCGTGGGAGTCAAAGACTTTGACGAGCAGCAG CTCGCTCAGATCGCCGACACCAAGGACCAAGTGTTTCCTGTCAAAGATGGCTTCCACGCTCTGAAGGGCATCATCAACTCT atATTAAAGCAATCGTGCACAGAGATCCTGAGTATAGAGCCGTCCAGCGTCTGTGTGAACGgtga TCCTTTCGACATCGTCCTCAGAGGAAACGGCTTCTCCATCGGAAGCAACGGAGGAGTCGTCTGCAGCTTCATCGTCAACGAGCAAACCTTCA ATCAGAAGCCGACTGCTGTCCGGAATGATTACATGCTGTGTCCTGCTCCCAAACTCTATGAAGTCGGACA GAAGATGGACGTCCTCATCAGTCTGAACCACGGGAAGTCCTTCATCTCCAGCGCCTACACCATCCACGCCTCCACCTGT TCGGACGGTTTGGCGGTGGTGATCGTCTTCCTGGTTCTGCTGACGCTGGTCGCTCTGGCCCTCATGTGGTGGTTCTGGCCTCTCTGCTGCAAAGTggtgagtgcacacacacacacacacacacacacacacacacacacacacacacacacacacacacacacacac AGCGCCGGCCGCACATTTTTAGAACGCTCGCAGACGGCTCAACCCGAAGGCGCCGCGACCCCTCAGAagtatttcaacttttttatccGCAGAACGCCGCGCTCCTCGCAGGTTTTCAGAAAGCTGTGA